The following proteins come from a genomic window of Athalia rosae chromosome 1, iyAthRosa1.1, whole genome shotgun sequence:
- the LOC105687198 gene encoding uncharacterized protein LOC105687198 isoform X2, whose amino-acid sequence MVPRRKLLRSYLLALFFLAQVLNESGVRSHGRLMDPPSRNSMWRFGFPNPVNYNDNELFCGGYAVQWVQNEGNCGVCGDAYHTSKPRPHEAGGEFAKGTIVRHYTVGQEIDVEVELTANHWGRFEMYLCPHNNPSSEASQECFDKYPLHISGTKDVQFNIPTDTEKKAIFRYKVALPPYVTCSQCVIQWNYYTGNMWGTCENGTEAVGCGRPETFRNCADVSIVTSTGGVPPLFVQQDNPYLLYYRDYRSPNNIFPLIPGVYANAALSSYTWDERMVSDELSSISTELPRKHLSLPEYL is encoded by the exons ATGGTCCCTAGACGAAAGTTGTTAAGGTCCTATCTGCTAGCGCTATTTTTCCTAGCTCAG GTACTAAATGAATCGGGCGTGAGAAGTCATGGTCGATTGATGGATCCACCTTCCCGCAACAGCATGTGGCGGTTCGGATTTCCCAACCCCGTGAACTACAACGACAACGAACTCTTCTGCGGCGGGTACGCAG TTCAGTGGGTACAGAACGAAGGGAATTGTGGAGTGTGCGGGGACGCTTACCACACCAGCAAACCTCGCCCTCATGAAGCTGGAGGTGAATTCGCGAAGGGAACAATTGTTAGGCACTACACCGTTGGTCAG gaAATCGATGTGGAAGTTGAGCTGACGGCGAATCACTGGGGACGTTTCGAGATGTATTTATGTCCGCATAACAATCCATCAAGTGAAGCTTCTCAAGAGTGCTTCGACAA GTACCCGCTTCATATCTCCGGAACGAAAGACGTTCAGTTCAACATCCCGACCGACACAGAGAAGAAGGCGATCTTCAGATACAAAGTGGCCTTGCCTCCCTACGTGACTTGCTCACAGTGCGTTATTCAATGGAATtattacacag GCAACATGTGGGGTACTTGCGAAAATGGAACTGAGGCAGTCGGTTGCGGTCGTCCGGAAACTTTTCGGAATTGCGCGGACGTTAGCATAGTGACGAGTACTGGCGGTGTTCCTCCGTTATTCGTGCAGCAGGACAATCCTTACCTTTTATATTACAGGGACTACCGTTCTCCGAACAATATATTCCCTCTG ATCCCAGGTGTGTATGCCAACGCAGCTCTATCGTCGTATACCTGGGATGAACGAATGGTGTCAGACGAACTGTCTTCGATATCCACCGAACTGCCCAGAAAACATTTGTCACTGCCC GAATACTTGTGA
- the LOC105687198 gene encoding uncharacterized protein LOC105687198 isoform X3 translates to MVPRRKLLRSYLLALFFLAQVLNESGVRSHGRLMDPPSRNSMWRFGFPNPVNYNDNELFCGGYAVQWVQNEGNCGVCGDAYHTSKPRPHEAGGEFAKGTIVRHYTVGQEIDVEVELTANHWGRFEMYLCPHNNPSSEASQECFDKYPLHISGTKDVQFNIPTDTEKKAIFRYKVALPPYVTCSQCVIQWNYYTGNMWGTCENGTEAVGCGRPETFRNCADVSIVTSTGGVPPLFVQQDNPYLLYYRDYRSPNNIFPLVIR, encoded by the exons ATGGTCCCTAGACGAAAGTTGTTAAGGTCCTATCTGCTAGCGCTATTTTTCCTAGCTCAG GTACTAAATGAATCGGGCGTGAGAAGTCATGGTCGATTGATGGATCCACCTTCCCGCAACAGCATGTGGCGGTTCGGATTTCCCAACCCCGTGAACTACAACGACAACGAACTCTTCTGCGGCGGGTACGCAG TTCAGTGGGTACAGAACGAAGGGAATTGTGGAGTGTGCGGGGACGCTTACCACACCAGCAAACCTCGCCCTCATGAAGCTGGAGGTGAATTCGCGAAGGGAACAATTGTTAGGCACTACACCGTTGGTCAG gaAATCGATGTGGAAGTTGAGCTGACGGCGAATCACTGGGGACGTTTCGAGATGTATTTATGTCCGCATAACAATCCATCAAGTGAAGCTTCTCAAGAGTGCTTCGACAA GTACCCGCTTCATATCTCCGGAACGAAAGACGTTCAGTTCAACATCCCGACCGACACAGAGAAGAAGGCGATCTTCAGATACAAAGTGGCCTTGCCTCCCTACGTGACTTGCTCACAGTGCGTTATTCAATGGAATtattacacag GCAACATGTGGGGTACTTGCGAAAATGGAACTGAGGCAGTCGGTTGCGGTCGTCCGGAAACTTTTCGGAATTGCGCGGACGTTAGCATAGTGACGAGTACTGGCGGTGTTCCTCCGTTATTCGTGCAGCAGGACAATCCTTACCTTTTATATTACAGGGACTACCGTTCTCCGAACAATATATTCCCTCTGGTAATAAGGTAA
- the LOC105687198 gene encoding uncharacterized protein LOC105687198 isoform X1: MVPRRKLLRSYLLALFFLAQVLNESGVRSHGRLMDPPSRNSMWRFGFPNPVNYNDNELFCGGYAVQWVQNEGNCGVCGDAYHTSKPRPHEAGGEFAKGTIVRHYTVGQEIDVEVELTANHWGRFEMYLCPHNNPSSEASQECFDKYPLHISGTKDVQFNIPTDTEKKAIFRYKVALPPYVTCSQCVIQWNYYTGNMWGTCENGTEAVGCGRPETFRNCADVSIVTSTGGVPPLFVQQDNPYLLYYRDYRSPNNIFPLVIRSQVCMPTQLYRRIPGMNEWCQTNCLRYPPNCPENICHCPNTCDAIGEIEGKEGASVYCLDKCLVYPSDCPAHRCSCY; this comes from the exons ATGGTCCCTAGACGAAAGTTGTTAAGGTCCTATCTGCTAGCGCTATTTTTCCTAGCTCAG GTACTAAATGAATCGGGCGTGAGAAGTCATGGTCGATTGATGGATCCACCTTCCCGCAACAGCATGTGGCGGTTCGGATTTCCCAACCCCGTGAACTACAACGACAACGAACTCTTCTGCGGCGGGTACGCAG TTCAGTGGGTACAGAACGAAGGGAATTGTGGAGTGTGCGGGGACGCTTACCACACCAGCAAACCTCGCCCTCATGAAGCTGGAGGTGAATTCGCGAAGGGAACAATTGTTAGGCACTACACCGTTGGTCAG gaAATCGATGTGGAAGTTGAGCTGACGGCGAATCACTGGGGACGTTTCGAGATGTATTTATGTCCGCATAACAATCCATCAAGTGAAGCTTCTCAAGAGTGCTTCGACAA GTACCCGCTTCATATCTCCGGAACGAAAGACGTTCAGTTCAACATCCCGACCGACACAGAGAAGAAGGCGATCTTCAGATACAAAGTGGCCTTGCCTCCCTACGTGACTTGCTCACAGTGCGTTATTCAATGGAATtattacacag GCAACATGTGGGGTACTTGCGAAAATGGAACTGAGGCAGTCGGTTGCGGTCGTCCGGAAACTTTTCGGAATTGCGCGGACGTTAGCATAGTGACGAGTACTGGCGGTGTTCCTCCGTTATTCGTGCAGCAGGACAATCCTTACCTTTTATATTACAGGGACTACCGTTCTCCGAACAATATATTCCCTCTGGTAATAAG ATCCCAGGTGTGTATGCCAACGCAGCTCTATCGTCGTATACCTGGGATGAACGAATGGTGTCAGACGAACTGTCTTCGATATCCACCGAACTGCCCAGAAAACATTTGTCACTGCCC GAATACTTGTGACGCAATTGGTGAGATTGAGGGAAAGGAAGGCGCTAGCGTTTACTGTCTAGACAAATGTTTGGTCTACCCTTCAGACTGCCCAGCCCATCGTTGTTCTTGCTACTAA
- the LOC105687199 gene encoding nudix hydrolase 7 isoform X1: MHSAVAEFVKFLRIPRRILSSGAGYITTIKMAGLGNDISIFNGKKDRFNGVTVDSKSEPCDINTFTKCLKASLDQWIAEERRAIWFRVNLEHSDWIPVLTKNGFQFHHAKNEYVTLYRWLPVHQSCNVPPYAHTLLGVGALVFNENTEEVLVVKEKYSIASQMWKLPGGYVEPGEDIAIAAQREVMEETGIEAEFKQLLLFRHAHHFAFDCSDIYMVVCLTPRTLDITRCEREIAHCTWMKLEEYVNHPEVHEHNRLVARKFIELRSHKTGVVVENMIHPSLKKPVSIFSISKMEN; this comes from the exons ATGCATAGTGCCGTTGCAGAGTTTGTGAAGTTTCTGAGAATCCCTAGACGAATTCTATCATCCGGTGCAGGTTATATAACAACAATTAAAATGGCGGGATTAGGAAATGACATTTCTATATTTAACGGCAAGAAGGACCGCTTCAATGGCGTAACTGTCGATTCAAAATCTGAGCCTTGCGATATCAACACATTCACAAAATGTCTGAAAG CTTCTCTGGATCAATGGATAGCGGAAGAGAGACGAGCCATTTGGTTTCGTGTAAACTTGGAGCATTCCGATTGGATTCCAGTTCTCACAAAAAATGGGTTCCAGTTCCATCACGCGAAGAATGAATATGTAACCCTTTATCGATGGCTCCCAGTTCATCAGTCCTGCAACGTGCCTCCTTATGCCCACACTCTACTTGGAGTCGGCGCACTGGTTTTTAATGAGAATACTGAAGAAGTGCTTGTTGTTAAAGAAAAGTACAGTATTGCCTCTCAAATGTGGAAACTTCCTGGGGGTTACGTAGAACCAG GTGAAGACATAGCAATTGCTGCTCAGCGTGAAGTTATGGAAGAAACAGGAATTGAGGCAGAATTCAAACAGCTTCTCTTGTTTCGACATGCACATCATTTTGCATTTGACTGCTCAGATATCTACATGGTGGTTTGTCTCACTCCACGCACCTTAGACATTACCAGATGTGAACGAGAAATAGCTCATTGCACTTGGATGAAA CTGGAAGAATACGTAAACCATCCAGAAGTCCATGAACATAATCGACTGGTGgcaagaaaatttatcgaacttAGGAGCCACAAAACAGGCGTAGTAGTCGAGAACATGATTCATCCCTCTCTAAAGAAGCCTGTTTCGATATTTAGTATATCGAAAATGGAgaattaa
- the LOC105687199 gene encoding nucleoside diphosphate-linked moiety X motif 6 isoform X2, translating to MFLSKTAYHRHSASLDNNRDNDNLRLLVKIKFQIAYAIHKITIPPSQWSIKEDQHNCDIIASLDQWIAEERRAIWFRVNLEHSDWIPVLTKNGFQFHHAKNEYVTLYRWLPVHQSCNVPPYAHTLLGVGALVFNENTEEVLVVKEKYSIASQMWKLPGGYVEPGEDIAIAAQREVMEETGIEAEFKQLLLFRHAHHFAFDCSDIYMVVCLTPRTLDITRCEREIAHCTWMKLEEYVNHPEVHEHNRLVARKFIELRSHKTGVVVENMIHPSLKKPVSIFSISKMEN from the exons atgtttttatcgaAGACAGCCTATCATCGGCACTCGGCTAGCTTGGATAATAATCGTGATAATGATAATCTAAGACttttggtgaaaataaaatttcagattGCTTATGCTATACATAAGATCACAATTCCTCCGTCACAGTGGTCGATAAAGGAGGATCAGCATAACTGTGATATCATAG CTTCTCTGGATCAATGGATAGCGGAAGAGAGACGAGCCATTTGGTTTCGTGTAAACTTGGAGCATTCCGATTGGATTCCAGTTCTCACAAAAAATGGGTTCCAGTTCCATCACGCGAAGAATGAATATGTAACCCTTTATCGATGGCTCCCAGTTCATCAGTCCTGCAACGTGCCTCCTTATGCCCACACTCTACTTGGAGTCGGCGCACTGGTTTTTAATGAGAATACTGAAGAAGTGCTTGTTGTTAAAGAAAAGTACAGTATTGCCTCTCAAATGTGGAAACTTCCTGGGGGTTACGTAGAACCAG GTGAAGACATAGCAATTGCTGCTCAGCGTGAAGTTATGGAAGAAACAGGAATTGAGGCAGAATTCAAACAGCTTCTCTTGTTTCGACATGCACATCATTTTGCATTTGACTGCTCAGATATCTACATGGTGGTTTGTCTCACTCCACGCACCTTAGACATTACCAGATGTGAACGAGAAATAGCTCATTGCACTTGGATGAAA CTGGAAGAATACGTAAACCATCCAGAAGTCCATGAACATAATCGACTGGTGgcaagaaaatttatcgaacttAGGAGCCACAAAACAGGCGTAGTAGTCGAGAACATGATTCATCCCTCTCTAAAGAAGCCTGTTTCGATATTTAGTATATCGAAAATGGAgaattaa
- the LOC105687197 gene encoding 4-galactosyl-N-acetylglucosaminide 3-alpha-L-fucosyltransferase FUT6-like, whose protein sequence is MTRSIRYFNSLVVLAGIFFIFYSVIFPRIGRENVELSFVDQTPRPTAVVPINWRNLTPSQINGLSTLGKWLLEPRWADVSETLDYPAGGYLILIWKYGSLLERRHLKRFGSKAYSPWDNCSVKNCRLSYDSADVEVADAILFHLHQTQSVEELPKNLSSEIRMRQRWIFMTDESPLHTFLHGHQHLSDYNGLFNWSMTYRMDSDVPVPYGRTLAAGSVVNIDENLIKSKNKLVAIMGSNCGRNNGRWEYVRNLRKALEGRLDIYGVCLHGDTELCPRHYAKDCEVLKQYKCYLAFENSNCKEYLTEKPFWHGYQKYSVPIIMGASRYDCKQLLPPQSFIHVDDFANPNTLADYLLYLDENHAEYMKFHNWRKNFTVLNEHGYFQSASRHYCRLCEALNYNDPSRKVYDNIDEFWSASKDCNNPHF, encoded by the exons ATGACTCGTTCAATAAGATATTTCAATAGTCTAGTAGTTCTCGCaggaattttctttattttttattccgtgaTTTTCCCGCGTATCGGTagagaaaatgttgaattgaGCTTCGTCGACCAAACTCCTAGACCAACTGCAGTTGTTCCAATTAACTGGAGGAATCTAACTCCGAGCCAG ATCAACGGGCTTTCAACCCTGGGGAAATGGCTATTAGAACCAAGGTGGGCTGATGTATCAGAGACTCTCGATTACCCAGCTGGCGGATACCTAATATTGATATGGAAATATGGGTCACTTTTAGAAAGAAGACATTTGAAGCGATTCGGCAGTAAAGC atattCACCCTGGGATAAttgttcggtgaaaaattgtcggtTGAGCTACGATTCAGCAGATGTGGAAGTGGCCGATgcaattttgtttcatttgcaTCAAACGCAGAGTGTCGAAGAATTGCCGAAAAACTTGAGCTCTGAAATCCGAATGAGGCAGAGATGGATATTCATGACGGACGAATCCCCGCTGCATACCTTTTTACATGGGCATCAACATTTATCAGATTACAATGGTTTATTTAATTGGTCGATGACCTACAGAATGGACAGTGATGTTCCCGTGCCCTATGGAAGAACCTTGGCTGCTGGTAGCGTCGTGAATATTGACGAAAACCTCATCAAAAGCAAGAACAAATTAGTTGCAATAATGGGCAGTAATTGCGGTAGAAATAACGGTAGATGGGAGTACGTAAGAAATCTCCGAAAAGCCCTTGAAGGAAGATTGGATATTTATGGAGTTTGCCTTCATGGCGATACCGAGCTTTGCCCAAGACATTACGCAAAGGACTGTGAAGTTCTCAAACAATATAAATGCTATCTGGCTTTCGAGAACTCCAACTGTAAAGAGTATCTTACAGAGAAACCGTTCTGGCACGGCTACCAGAAATATTCAGTACCGATAATAATGGGCGCCTCTAGATACGATTGTAAGCAATTGCTGCCACCGCAATCCTTCATTCATGTCGATGATTTTGCAAATCCCAACACTCTGGCTGACTATCTACTTTACTTGGATGAAAATCACGCCGAATACATGAAATTTCACAATTGGCGAAAGAATTTTACAGTCCTGAATGAACATGGGTATTTTCAAAGTGCTTCCCGCCATTACTGTCGGCTATGCGAAGCTCTCAACTATAATGATCCTTCTCGTAAAGTCTACGACAACATCGATGAATTTTGGAGTGCGAGCAAAGATTGCAATAATCcgcatttttga
- the LOC105686983 gene encoding adenylosuccinate synthetase isoform X1, giving the protein MSACTGTQQQDIQPRNGDSNIPSSPRKKQRTSIPAGPLSKVTVVLGAQWGDEGKGKVVDMLATDADVVCRCQGGNNAGHTVVVDGAEFDFHLLPSGIINQKCKSVIGNGVVIHLPGLFEELEKNEAKGLKDWKDRLIISDRAHIVFDFHQQVDGLQELEKGKQSLGTTKKGIGPTYSSKATRNGLRISDLLRDFEKFSEKFHTLVRCYQRMFPTLEVDIKAELERYKGYAERIRPLVKETVYVLHEALKNGKKVLVEGANAAMLDIDFGTYPYVTSSNCSIGGVCTGLGLPPNTIGEVIGVVKAYTTRVGDGPFPTELLDETGELLQNRGHEFGVTTKRKRRCGWLDLALLKFTGMVNGYTAICLTKLDILDTLKEIKVCVGYRLDGKDINYFPSNALDLAQVEVVYETVKGWEVNTENIRSLENLPPNARKYVRLIEERLAVPVKWIGVGAGRESIIAL; this is encoded by the exons ATGTCTGCTTGTACGGGGACCCAACAACAGGATATCCAGCCACGAAACGGCGATAGCAACATACCATCATCCCCTCGGAAAAAACAGCGGACATCTATACCTGCAGGTCCTCTGTCCAAGGTTACTGTCGTCCTGGGAGCTCAATGGGGCgatgaaggaaaaggaaaagttgTAGATATGCTCGCGACCGACGCCGACGTCGTCTGCAGGTGCCAG GGGGGAAATAATGCCGGTCACACAGTAGTTGTCGATGGTGCAGAATTTGATTTCCACCTGCTGCCCAGTGGAATCATTAATCAAAAATGCAAATCTGTTATTG GTAATGGAGTGGTTATCCATTTGCCAGGGTTGTTTGAAGAgcttgagaaaaatgaagccAAAGGTCTGAAAGACTGGAAAGACCGATTGATCATATCTGATCGGGCACATATAGTATTTGACTTTCATCAACAAGTCGATGGGTTGCAGGAATTGGAAAAAGGTAAGCAATCCTTGGGAACAACGAAGAAGGGAATTGGGCCAACTTATTCCAGTAAAGCGACCAGAAATGGACTTCGTATCAGTGATTTGCTcagggattttgaaaaattctctgagAAATTCCACACTCTTGTACGGTGCTACCAAAGAATGTTCCCAACTTTGGAGGTTGATATTAAGGCAGAGTTAGAACGCTATAAAGG CTATGCGGAGCGCATCCGACCATTGGTAAAGGAAACTGTCTACGTTTTACACGAAgcattgaaaaatggaaagaaagttCTGGTCGAGGGAGCAAACGCAGCAATGCTGGACATTGATTTTGGAACATATCCCTATGTTACAAGTTCTAATTGTAGCATAGGAGGAGTTTGTACAGGCTTAGGTTTGCCACCTAATACTATTGGCGAAGTAATAGGAGTCGTCAAGGCCTATACTACTAGGGTTGGCGATGGGCCATTTCCAACCGAGTTACTTGATGAAACTGGGGAATTATTACAGAACAGAGGCCACGAGTTTGGTGTTACAACCAAGCGTAAAAGACGTTGTGGATGGTTAGATTTGGCTCTACTGAAGTTCACCGGGATGGTCAATGG ATATACTGCTATTTGCTTGACCAAATTAGATATTTTGGATACTCTGAAAGAGATTAAAGTCTGTGTTGGATATCGTTTGGATGGTaaagatattaattatttcccgAGCAATGCTTTGGATCTTGCCCAAGTCGAGGTTGTCTACGAAACGGTCAAGGGATGGGAGGTAAACACCGAAAATATACGTTCTCTGGAAAATTTACCACCCAACGCTCGTAAATACGTTCGACTCATAGAGGAGCGTCTGGCAGTCCCAG TTAAATGGATTGGCGTTGGAGCAGGCCGGGAGAGTATCATCGCCCTTTGA
- the LOC105686983 gene encoding adenylosuccinate synthetase isoform X2, whose translation MSACTGTQQQDIQPRNGDSNIPSSPRKKQRTSIPAGPLSKVTVVLGAQWGDEGKGKVVDMLATDADVVCRCQGGNNAGHTVVVDGAEFDFHLLPSGIINQKCKSVIGNGVVIHLPGLFEELEKNEAKGLKDWKDRLIISDRAHIVFDFHQQVDGLQELEKGKQSLGTTKKGIGPTYSSKATRNGLRISDLLRDFEKFSEKFHTLVRCYQRMFPTLEVDIKAELERYKGYAERIRPLVKETVYVLHEALKNGKKVLVEGANAAMLDIDFGTYPYVTSSNCSIGGVCTGLGLPPNTIGEVIGVVKAYTTRVGDGPFPTELLDETGELLQNRGHEFGVTTKRKRRCGWLDLALLKFTGMVNGYTAICLTKLDILDTLKEIKVCVGYRLDGKDINYFPSNALDLAQVEVVYETVKGWEVNTENIRSLENLPPNARKYVRLIEERLAVPVDTHNMR comes from the exons ATGTCTGCTTGTACGGGGACCCAACAACAGGATATCCAGCCACGAAACGGCGATAGCAACATACCATCATCCCCTCGGAAAAAACAGCGGACATCTATACCTGCAGGTCCTCTGTCCAAGGTTACTGTCGTCCTGGGAGCTCAATGGGGCgatgaaggaaaaggaaaagttgTAGATATGCTCGCGACCGACGCCGACGTCGTCTGCAGGTGCCAG GGGGGAAATAATGCCGGTCACACAGTAGTTGTCGATGGTGCAGAATTTGATTTCCACCTGCTGCCCAGTGGAATCATTAATCAAAAATGCAAATCTGTTATTG GTAATGGAGTGGTTATCCATTTGCCAGGGTTGTTTGAAGAgcttgagaaaaatgaagccAAAGGTCTGAAAGACTGGAAAGACCGATTGATCATATCTGATCGGGCACATATAGTATTTGACTTTCATCAACAAGTCGATGGGTTGCAGGAATTGGAAAAAGGTAAGCAATCCTTGGGAACAACGAAGAAGGGAATTGGGCCAACTTATTCCAGTAAAGCGACCAGAAATGGACTTCGTATCAGTGATTTGCTcagggattttgaaaaattctctgagAAATTCCACACTCTTGTACGGTGCTACCAAAGAATGTTCCCAACTTTGGAGGTTGATATTAAGGCAGAGTTAGAACGCTATAAAGG CTATGCGGAGCGCATCCGACCATTGGTAAAGGAAACTGTCTACGTTTTACACGAAgcattgaaaaatggaaagaaagttCTGGTCGAGGGAGCAAACGCAGCAATGCTGGACATTGATTTTGGAACATATCCCTATGTTACAAGTTCTAATTGTAGCATAGGAGGAGTTTGTACAGGCTTAGGTTTGCCACCTAATACTATTGGCGAAGTAATAGGAGTCGTCAAGGCCTATACTACTAGGGTTGGCGATGGGCCATTTCCAACCGAGTTACTTGATGAAACTGGGGAATTATTACAGAACAGAGGCCACGAGTTTGGTGTTACAACCAAGCGTAAAAGACGTTGTGGATGGTTAGATTTGGCTCTACTGAAGTTCACCGGGATGGTCAATGG ATATACTGCTATTTGCTTGACCAAATTAGATATTTTGGATACTCTGAAAGAGATTAAAGTCTGTGTTGGATATCGTTTGGATGGTaaagatattaattatttcccgAGCAATGCTTTGGATCTTGCCCAAGTCGAGGTTGTCTACGAAACGGTCAAGGGATGGGAGGTAAACACCGAAAATATACGTTCTCTGGAAAATTTACCACCCAACGCTCGTAAATACGTTCGACTCATAGAGGAGCGTCTGGCAGTCCCAG TTGACACGCACAATATGAGGTAA
- the LOC105686968 gene encoding homeobox protein MSH-D, protein MLPWSDLVHLKSKMSEARRSQRLQATDFSIARILATDNPSSSSSFSSSGSSGSSNRLEISESRVPKSPTIPSCSCCPLIILPTISNPERNKFLPIKERRSSSADEGLENSNRVEKQLPETCGPSSESEKISGRTSDSNKWQRDNSEGNNDLPWLHCTRYRPPRLPKRSAGKISKRKPGKHPRIPFTAFQLQILEDKYSKGAYLARRDVVQLSLILRLPQSRVKIWFQNRRARERRESVQLENDTDTNCDTNILKVD, encoded by the exons ATGCTCCCTTGGTCCGATTTAGTTCATTTGAAATCGAAGATGAGTGAAGCCCGTCGCTCCCAGAGGCTGCAAGCCACGGATTTTAGTATAGCTCGTATCCTTGCGACGGACaatccttcttcttcgtcttctttttcctcttccggCAGCTCGGGATCTTCGAATCGCTTGGAAATTTCTGAAAGCCGAGTTCCGAAGTCACCGACCATTCCTAGTTGCTCGTGCTGTCCGTTAATAATTTTACCCACAATTTCCAATCCGGAAAGAAATAAGTTTCTTCCCATTAAAGAGAGAAGATCATCGTCGGCTGATGAGGGACTTGAAAATTCTAATAGAGTTGAAAAGCAGTTACCGGAAACGTGTGGACCAAGTtcggaaagtgaaaaaataagtgGGAGAACAAGTGATTCGAATAAATGGCAACGGGATAATTCCGagggaaataatgatttacCATGGCTTCATTGTACGAGGTATCGACCCCCAAGATTACCGAAGAGATCTGCGGGTAAAATATCAAAGAGGAAACCTGGGAAACATCCTAGGATACCTTTTACAGCTTTTCAACTACAAATTCTTGAAGACAAATACAGCAAGGGCGCTTATCTCGCGAGAAGAGATGTGGTACAGTTGTCCTTGATTTTACGGCTTCCACAGAGCAGA GTAAAAATCTGGTTCCAAAATCGACGCGCTAGAGAACGGCGCGAGTCTGTACAATTGGAGAACGATACAGATACGAATTGTGATACAAATATTCTAAAAGTCGACTGA